One genomic region from Quercus robur chromosome 4, dhQueRobu3.1, whole genome shotgun sequence encodes:
- the LOC126722538 gene encoding putative disease resistance protein At3g14460, producing the protein MALKILYIRNCKKLDFPLANENVHPDELEDLSVGSSCDSLTDLSLHLFPKLRRLSIWDCAKLQKLGGLPTPNLKSIWYSNCKSLEKLPDQLGTLEHLTAMFMNDCPELEPLSKQVLPSKLCLLRITSCNKLISGKEWGLHGLASLCLLEIEGECKNVESFPVEGLLPRNLSSLRISGLLDLEKWDNTGLKKLESLKTLEISCCEKLQSLQ; encoded by the exons ATGGCCTTAAAAATTCTTTATATCCGGAATTGCAAGAAATTAGATTTTCCCCTTGCAAATGAGAATGTACACCCGGATGAACTTGAAGATTTGAGTGTAGGGAGTAGCTGTGACTCCCTGACAGACCTCTCCTTACACTTGTTTCCAAAACTTAGAAGACTTTCTATTTGGGATTGTGCAAAACTGCAGAAACTCG GAGGATTGCCTACCCCCAATTTGAAGTCCATTTGGTACTCTAATTGCAAGAGTCTCGAGAAACTACCTGATCAGTTGGGCACTCTTGAACATCTCACGGCAATGTTTATGAATGATTGCCCCGAACTTGAACCACTCTCAAAACAGGTTTTGCCTTCGAAACTTTGTTTACTTAGGATCACTTCCTGCAACAAACTCATTTCCGGGAAGGAGTGGGGGTTGCACGGGCTTGCCAGTCTCTGTCTTTTGGAGATTGAAGGTGAATGTAAAAACGTGGAGTCATTCCCAGTGGAAGGATTACTGCCCAGAAATCTCAGTTCTCTACGCATCAGTGGACTTTTGGATCTCGAAAAGTGGGACAACACGGGCCTAAAGAAACTTGAGTCTCTTAAAACACTAGAGATTAGCTGCTGTGAGAAACTCCAGTCCTTGCAGTAG